A genomic window from Thunnus thynnus chromosome 12, fThuThy2.1, whole genome shotgun sequence includes:
- the LOC137194082 gene encoding midnolin-A-like: protein MEQQQQQQQQQQQRGFCSFTPGRTAGCGAGVSTGQPTMRLSITSTTGSPVELTVPRGETVEGLRTRISQKLRLQTDKIVLLHKDRQLTAGKLLDLGVANGSKLTLVPVIEAGLVCSTARAERTMMDVLESLTEVQISDFLSGRSPLTINLGIGAHMMYVQLQLSAQDVVELQQDRDSRARSSSKLQTRLPAEASACSSTNTTDSTTTSPTSQISSPAPDTPDSTFPVQLSTQRPTTVPAVNCHRHSSSHHSCPPCSTQTSATILSTSSLSSCSPHPSCPRQATTPVCTPGPSPGPPSPVPASTFKESNVNSSSTADLCKQPGAVIESFVSHSPGVFSGTFSGTLAPCSQSGIRHPRRGIAIILQILNDLLRAAYHHQGASPTQPHLHCSASNTPVSPLLTAEEPSKTTTKPVVTQRPDHLSKAPAEESHPALSSTEENQTLHCKLEQLQFLMHQRRLRRRTRRNSHLSQTSHPYPHCHHRP, encoded by the exons AtggagcaacagcagcagcagcagcagcagcagcagcaacggGGCTTCTGTAGCTTCACGCCGGGTCGGACTGCAGGCTGCGGGGCTGGGGTCTCCACCGGTCAGCCCACCATGCGTCTATCCATCACCTCGACCACCGGCAGCCCGGTGGAGCTCACTGTCCCCCGAGGAGAGACTGTGGAGGGACTGAGGACACGAATCTCCCAAAAGCTTAGACTGCAAACGGACAAAATCGTCCTCCTGCATAAAGACAG GCAGCTGACTGCAGGGAAACTGCTGGACCTGGGTGTAGCAAATGGCAGCAAACTGACCCTGGTCCCTGTCATTGAAGCTGGTTTAGTA TGCTCGACTGCCAGAGCTGAGAGGACTATGATGGATGTTTTGGAAAGTTTAACAGAAGTTCAG ATCAGTGACTTCCTGTCGGGGCGCTCTCCTCTCACCATTAACCTGGGAATTGGTGCCCACATGATGTATGTGCAGCTCCAGCTGTCTGCGCAGGATGtggtggagctgcagcaggaccGGGACTCGAGAGCTCGGAGTAGCAGCAAGCTGCAAACCCGCCTGCCAGCAGAAGCCTCGGCCTGTTCCTCCACTAACACAACAGACTCCACTACTACCTCACCTACTTCACAAATCTCCTCTCCAGCCCCAGACACTCCTGACTCTACATTCCCAGTCCAACTTAGCACCCAAAGACCCACCACTGTCCCTGCTGTGAACTGCCATCGCCACTCATCTTCACATCACTCCTGTCCCCCCTGCTCCACGCAGACATCTGCCACTATTCTGTCGACCTCTTCCTTGTCCTCTTGTAGTCCTCATCCCAGCTGTCCGCGACAAGCAACCACACCAGTCTGTACACCTGGCCCCAGTCCTGGACCCCCAAGCCCAGTACCAGCCTCAACCTTCAAAGAG AGTAATGTTAATTCCTCCTCCACTGCTGATCTGTGCAAGCAGCCAGGAGCAGTTATAGAGAGTTTTGTGAGCCACTCTCCAGGAGTCTTCTCCGGGACTTTCTCTG GCACATTGGCCCCTTGCAGTCAGAGCGGCATCAGACATCCTCGACGTGGCATCGCCATCATTCTCCAGATCCTCAATGACCTGCTGAGAGCTGCCTACCACCACCAGGGGGCTTCACCCACCCAACCCCACCTCCACTGTTCTGCTTCAAACACTCCAGTCAGCCCGCTGCTCACAGCAGAGGAGCCcagcaaaacaacaaccaaaccGGTGGTGACCCAGAGGCCAGACCACCTGAGTAAAGCTCCAG CTGAGGAGAGTCACCCTGCCCTCTCATCTACAGAGGAGAATCAAACACTGCACTGTAAGCTGGAGCAGCTGCAGTTTTTGATGCATCAGAGGCGTCTTCGCCGGCGCACTCGCAGGAACTCACACCTCTCACAAACGTCTCACCCATACCCGCACTGTCACCATCGCCCCTAG
- the cirbpa gene encoding cold inducible RNA binding protein a isoform X2 yields the protein MSDEGKLFIGGLSFETNEESLAAAFGKYGTIEKVDVIRDKETGRSRGFGFVKYDNAEDAKDALEAMNGKTLDGRAIRVDEAGKGGRSRGGFGSGPRGGRFSGSRGRGGRGYSRGGGYNGDRGYGERSYGDRSFGGGDRNFGGGGYRSGGYSSSGYRENRGQGGYGDRSGSYRDGYDSYDW from the exons ATGTCGGACGAAGGTAAATTATTCATCGGAGGACTGAGCTTCGAGACCAACGAGGAGTCTCTGGCTGCGGCCTTCGGCAAATATGGAACCATCGAAAAAG TGGATGTGatcagagacaaagagacaggaAGGTCTCGCGGTTTCGGCTTTGTGAAATACGATAATGCAGAAGATGCGAAAGATGCCTTGGAGGCCATGAACGGCAAG ACTCTTGATGGACGGGCTATTCGCGTGGATGAAGCAGGAAAGGGAGGACGCTCCAGAGGAGGTTTTGGCTCGGGTCCCCGTGGTGGTAGATTCAGCGGGTCCCGGGGGAGAGGTGGGCGAGGTTACTCCAGAG GCGGTGGATACAACGGGGACAGGGGATATGGTGAGAGGAGTTATGGTGATAGGAGCTTCGGAGGTGGAGATAGGAACTTCGGAGGTGGTGGATACAGGAGTGGAGGATACTCTTCAAGCGGATACAGAGAAAATAG GGGTCAGGGTGGATATGGTGACCGCTCTGGATCCTACCGCGATGGATATGACAGCTATG ACTGGTGA
- the cirbpa gene encoding cold inducible RNA binding protein a isoform X3 codes for MSDEGKLFIGGLSFETNEESLAAAFGKYGTIEKVDVIRDKETGRSRGFGFVKYDNAEDAKDALEAMNGKTLDGRAIRVDEAGKGGRSRGGFGSGPRGGRFSGSRGRGGGYNGDRGYGERSYGDRSFGGGDRNFGGGGYRSGGYSSSGYRENRGQGGYGDRSGSYRDGYDSYATHE; via the exons ATGTCGGACGAAGGTAAATTATTCATCGGAGGACTGAGCTTCGAGACCAACGAGGAGTCTCTGGCTGCGGCCTTCGGCAAATATGGAACCATCGAAAAAG TGGATGTGatcagagacaaagagacaggaAGGTCTCGCGGTTTCGGCTTTGTGAAATACGATAATGCAGAAGATGCGAAAGATGCCTTGGAGGCCATGAACGGCAAG ACTCTTGATGGACGGGCTATTCGCGTGGATGAAGCAGGAAAGGGAGGACGCTCCAGAGGAGGTTTTGGCTCGGGTCCCCGTGGTGGTAGATTCAGCGGGTCCCGGGGGAGAG GCGGTGGATACAACGGGGACAGGGGATATGGTGAGAGGAGTTATGGTGATAGGAGCTTCGGAGGTGGAGATAGGAACTTCGGAGGTGGTGGATACAGGAGTGGAGGATACTCTTCAAGCGGATACAGAGAAAATAG GGGTCAGGGTGGATATGGTGACCGCTCTGGATCCTACCGCGATGGATATGACAGCTATG CTACACACGAGTAA
- the cirbpa gene encoding cold inducible RNA binding protein a isoform X1, translated as MSDEGKLFIGGLSFETNEESLAAAFGKYGTIEKVDVIRDKETGRSRGFGFVKYDNAEDAKDALEAMNGKTLDGRAIRVDEAGKGGRSRGGFGSGPRGGRFSGSRGRGGRGYSRGGGYNGDRGYGERSYGDRSFGGGDRNFGGGGYRSGGYSSSGYRENRGQGGYGDRSGSYRDGYDSYATHE; from the exons ATGTCGGACGAAGGTAAATTATTCATCGGAGGACTGAGCTTCGAGACCAACGAGGAGTCTCTGGCTGCGGCCTTCGGCAAATATGGAACCATCGAAAAAG TGGATGTGatcagagacaaagagacaggaAGGTCTCGCGGTTTCGGCTTTGTGAAATACGATAATGCAGAAGATGCGAAAGATGCCTTGGAGGCCATGAACGGCAAG ACTCTTGATGGACGGGCTATTCGCGTGGATGAAGCAGGAAAGGGAGGACGCTCCAGAGGAGGTTTTGGCTCGGGTCCCCGTGGTGGTAGATTCAGCGGGTCCCGGGGGAGAGGTGGGCGAGGTTACTCCAGAG GCGGTGGATACAACGGGGACAGGGGATATGGTGAGAGGAGTTATGGTGATAGGAGCTTCGGAGGTGGAGATAGGAACTTCGGAGGTGGTGGATACAGGAGTGGAGGATACTCTTCAAGCGGATACAGAGAAAATAG GGGTCAGGGTGGATATGGTGACCGCTCTGGATCCTACCGCGATGGATATGACAGCTATG CTACACACGAGTAA
- the ndufa13 gene encoding NADH dehydrogenase [ubiquinone] 1 alpha subcomplex subunit 13: protein MAGSKVKQDMPPPGGYAPFDYKRNLPKRGLSGYSMFGIGIGIMVFGYWRLFRWNRERRRLQIEEMEARIALMPLLQAEQDRRNLRMLRENLEEEAVIMKDVPGWKVGESVFNTERWVAPLSEELFNLRPREELLHKRFGFLSYV from the exons ATGGCGGGGTCCAAGGTGAAGCAGGACATGCCTCCTCCGGGAGGCTATGCCCCGTTTGACTATAAGAGAAATCTACCGAAACGAGGACTCTCAG GATATAGCATGTTCGGCATTGGCATCGGCATCATGGTGTTTGGTTACTGGAGGCTTTTTAGGtggaacagagagaggag GCGCTTGCAGATTGAGGAGATGGAGGCCAGGATAGCTCTGATGCCACTGCTGCAGGCAGAGCAAGACCGCAG GAATTTACGGATGCTGAGGGAAAATTTAGAAGAGGAGGCGGTTATCATGAAGGACGTTCCAGGCTGGAAG GTCGGTGAGAGTGTCTTCAACACAGAGCGCTGGGTTGCCCCTCTGTCAGAGGAGCTGTTCAACCTCCGGCCCCGTGAAGAGCTTTTACACAAGCGTTTCGGCTTCTTGTCATATGTGTAA